CTGATAGAACACTAAAATCGGAGGCCCTAATTCCTGCATTTAAGCGGAAGAAGGAGATTCTGGACTTGGTGAATTCTAGAGATGGACCTTGCAGGTACTGCTTTTCTATCTGTTCTTCCCTTTCTTGAATACTCTGTCTGTTCCTTTGTCAACCTAAAAACTTGAGGTACTGCTATGCTTAACTGTCAGTGAAGATTAGATGCAATGCAATTGAATTTGTTAATAACTTTTGGGTTATTCATTCTTCTGCGTAAATAATGTCCATTCATCGGACTCATCTGTACCTGTAACCATAAGTTCTATGTCTAATTTCTTTGCTGCCATTTTTTCTCTGAACATATCCTTGACCTACCTCTAATTTCTAGGACAGCAAACAAAGTGATGACCTTTTCTTTTCAATGGAATATGTGATGTTTATATGTTACTAACTGTCATTTCATTTACAGTGGTGAGATAGCACATCAATTTGGGATTTCCTTGGATGTACAAATGACTGAAGTCACGGGTAGGATCCTTCCGCCACCCAACCTAAAACTTGGCGCATCCAATGGCCAGACCTGCAAATTCAGTATCGATCAGGATAACTGCCAGTGGAACCTTATGAAGAAGAAACTAGTAGAGGGCCGGGATCTTCAGTGCTGGGGCATTGTTGACTTCAGTGCACATCCGTCTCACCCCAGGCAGGAACCCCTCAATGGAAGGATGTTTGTTGAAAAGATAGTGAGGAAGTGCTGTGACCTTGGTATCCGGATGAACACTAATCCATGCTTCGTGCACATATCAGAAATGGCAGTGCTCTCTGATCCACATCGACTGCACGAGGAGCTAAATAAAGCTAAACAAGCTGCAGTGAGCAAGAAGCAGAAGCTGCAGCTCCTGTTCTGCCCAATGTCTGAGCAGCATCCAGGTTACAAGACACTGAAGCTGATATGCGACACGCAGCTGGGGATCCTGACCCAGTGTTTCCTGAGCAACCTCGCGAACAAGCCGCAGGGCCAGGACCAGTACATGACCAACCTTGCTCTCAAGATCAACGGCAAGCTTGGTGGCAGCAACGTCCAGCTGTTCGACTCACTCCCCCGGGTCAGCGGCGCGCCTTTCATGTTCATCGGGGCTGATGTTAACCATCCGTCACCCGGGAATGTGGAGAGCCCGTCAATCGCAGCTGTGGTTGCGTCTATCAACTCTGGCGTCAACAAGTATGCGTCAAGAATCCGCGCCCAGCCACACCGCTGCGAGGTGATCCAACATCTTGGTGAGATCTGCTTGGAGCTCATCGGAGTCTTTGAGAAGCAGAACCGCGTGAAGCCGCAGAGGATCATCTACTTCCGCGACGGCGTGAGCGACGGGCAGTTCGACATGGTCCTGAACGAGGAGCTGGCGGACATGGAGAAGGCGATCAAGGTGAACGGCTACTCGCCGACCATCACCGTGATCGTGGCCAAGAAGCGGCACCACACACGGCTGTTCCCCAAGGACCAGGGCCAGCCGCAGACGAAGAACGGCAACGTGCCACCCGGCACAGTGGTGGACACGGGCGTGGTGGACCCGTCGGCGTACGACTTCTACCTGTGCAGCCACAACGGGCTGCTGGGGACGAGCCGGCCCACGCACTACTACAGCCTGGTGGACGAGCACGGCTTCGGCTCGGATGACCTGCAGAAGCTGATCTACAACCTGTGCTTCGTGTTCGCGCGGTGCACCAAGCCGGTGTCGCTGGCGACGCCCGTCTACTACGCCGACCTTGCGGCCTACCGCGGCAGGCTCTACTATGAGGCGGGTGTGAGGTCGGGAACCTTTGAAGTCGGCAACTTCCCAAGGCTGCACAAGGACCTGGAGGACAACATGTTCTTCATCTGACACCAGCATGTTTTCGCCGTTGTCATGGAGCATGGTCTGTTGTAGATCATGCGTTTGTTGGTCGCGTCTTTTTAGCTCGTCTTTTATTTCCTACTGGCTACTGCAGTGAGTGATGTTCACTTTTTAACTATACTCGTGTTACGTTTTCGTCACCTTTGAAAGTTGAAACAGTGATGATCTGGTGTAAATGTGGTTTGAGTTAACGAAACTTTGCTGAATTACGTTGTTGTACAGACACTGTATGACAGCATATGGGCGAAAAGGAGGCCTAGTCTTTTTGAGTTTTAATAGACCGCTGTATATCACTGCGTCGTCATTTCCTTCTGTAAAAGAGAGAGATTGCAGGTTCCATTGATATGCATCCGGGTCAGGTGAGAGTTCAGAGCTGGACAGGGTCTGGTGCAGGTGGCGGAGTGGAGAAGCGTCAGGCGCCGCACCCAACCGCTACCAGAGCTGGCGAGCAGTGTGCGTGCATTTTTCAGCAGACATGTCCAACTCCAACCTGACATCTGCGCGTGATCATTCTGAAAAACCTGTGTCTGTCATCAATGGTGTATTTATATACCAATGCGTCGAGTTCATACAGTTAGAACGTACACGACAGTTCTATTTTTGTTGCGGCTCATCCATAACTTTACGATGAATCATGAAATTTTAATCATCTATTGCACACCAACAGCAAACAGAGTTCCAGCTGAAGgcgtttccaaaaaaaaaaaaaaagttccagCGGAAGGGTGAAAAGCATCATATACAATTGAAGGTCAACAACCCGGCACGTGTTACATTGTGCCGTCAGCACATAAAAGAAAAGTGCATTCATCTTCCTTGCGAGCAACCTAACCTAGTATTCACAAATAGCCAAATCATATACAGAAGCCTCCTTTTGCGATGCTGAAGGGGGTGAAAAACATCAGACCCTACACTAGGCTACTACATCGAGTTCCACCAAACATCTAGTTCTCAGGCAGTTCATGATAACGAAAACGGAAGTCAGAAAACCGGCCACCGAGTGTTCAGCAGTCATGTGTTCTTAGGTGAACAGCTGCCTCCTGCGTGGAGGAGCATGAGGATGAGCGGCAAAGTGCTCGAGCAGGAGGCTAGTGCTGCCTACCGAATACCGATATTCTAGgcagtgcaatcaaagaaaatcCCACACCGGTATTGACGACTGACCGTCGTCGCCATTCTGATGATCGATTTCGGGAGTTGTCTCTACGAATTGCAATGCATGCATATCACCAGGATATCGCTGCAGGAGTACTTTCCGTCAACTAATGAAGGCATtttgaaaaattaaaaaatagcaAATTTTCAACATAATGCGCATATGCACTTTGATTATATGCAAGATAGCTTCACAGCAGAAAAGAAGATCAAATGCTacgggaaaaaaaataaatccaGGATATACTTCTCTACAAGCAACAATAATCTCTAGAACTCACTTGGCTTAGTTGACCATTCCCAGGAAATGGCTGCTGGTGCAAGGTTGAAAACGAGGAAGCCTGCAGGCAAAACGAACCTGAGAATCTTGATGCTTAATTAACATCATAAGAATTTTAAATTAGAAATGAACACAGACCTGACCAAACTGATTCAAATTGTCGTTAAGGTTCTGTGAGATACCAAGACCAAAGTTGTGACCAAGTACATAATGATGTCCCTGCATGATGAAAGCATCAGCTAATGTGCTATTTTTCCAGAGCAACAAGGAGCATATGTCGGCACCCTACTTAAGGACTCACCTGCATTAATTGATCTGGAATGAATGGGTTCGAAGTATTCCTTGGTTCTGTTTGTATACTTCCTGGTGTAATATTCATTGCTCCACTTGTTCCGCCCTTTGTTTCATCAGATTGCCCTACATTAAtgataataaataaaatatttagaATGCTCAGATATTACATGCAGAACACAAAAGGTATAAATCCACAAGGAATCCATGTATACACACCTGTTCTCGCTTTCTTTCGTTTATTGGTTTCCGGATCATTTCTGTGCCGAGTGACTTCACACTTCTTCTTTCCAGTAGAACCTAGAGCTTCATGGCTACTATTAAGTAGATAGTCATTCTGGGCCATGTGAGTTAATTGGCCTGTAAAGGAATGACCAGATGACTTGTCAGCCAGAGTAGATCGCAAAGTTCCTTCTACTTCTGCAAGAAGTTGATCTGACTGGTTTGCCATCAGTGCAAATGTTTCTATGTTCTCTGCAGCCTTAGCAGCAATCTTATAGAACAAGCGGCAAAGGGCTGCATAACGACCTGCAACGGAAAATTTTGTGTCACCGTCAAAATTAAATCCATCAGCTTCATCCATTGCCACCAACTTCGCATCTTTCCTCCACCTCTTCAGAAAGTACTGTGGGGGAATCTCTTTAACATTCCTCAGCTCGTATACTTTTAATATATGACAGCATAACAGTCCAGCATTTTCAAACTTTTTGCATGTACATGCAACCGTACCATTTGATAAGTCAAAACGCACAAGCTGATCCTTGGTCTTGTTCTTGACAGTAATCATATATTCAGAAAAAGAGCCAAACTCCCCACAACCATAAGCCATACAGTCGATACTTAGTTCACATTCCCTTCTAAATAAGTCAAAATTTATCGGGGTATACAAATTTGCAGCCTGCCATAGGAATGGCAGAGGTATTCTTGGCACCCCTTGATTGGCTTGGTAATCAGCTTGCATCTCTTCTTGTCTCCTCTTCTCAGCTGAACATTGAAAAAACTTCAAAAAAGAGGATAGATCTGCTTCACAGCCCAAGTACTCTTTGAGCCTAGTGCCAACATTTTCAGTGTGTAACATGCTTTGAATATCCCCAGAGAATATTTGTCGATTGTATGGAATGGCCCAATGTTCCCGATCTTCATAAAGCTTAATTAATAATTCTTTCTCTCTAAGGTTGTATTTCTCCATTATCATATTCCATGTGTCAACAAATTCCTGTTCATCCTCGATATCAAATACACAGTGTCTAAAATCATGTGTGAACTCTTCAGAAGTACCAAACATATGTGCTACAGACTTAACAGTACTCTGGTACATTTGCCACACGCAGAAACGGTGCATAGTACCAGGCCAAGTAAGACCCAGCGCTTCCTTCAAAGGCGCAGATCGATCAGTCAAAATTGTCTTTGGGTGTTTCCCACACATGGCACTCTTAAAAGTCTCAAGAAGCCACTTAAAAGACTCAACAGTTTCATCATATAGAAAAGCCGCACCAAATATGACCATTTGCCTATGATGGTTCATACCTAGAAACAAAGCTAAGGGCCTGCTGCAGTCATTTTGCTTGTAGATCATGTCAAAGCAGACAACATCGCAGAAGTAGTGATAGTCCATGATTGACCTTGCATCAGCCCAGAAGACATTAGCCACTTTGTCATTTTCATCCACCTGAATTGCATAGTAGAACGAAGGATTAACACTCTTCATTCTTCGAAAATAATCCATCAGAGCTCTGAGATCCCCTGATTTCATATCTTTGGTGGACTTCGACCGAAGATAATTCTTGTACCCTGGAGGAATGCCGCTGGCTTGGCTTCCAGGTTGAGCCTTGGCCAACATTCTCTGCGATTTCAACATCTCAATATCAAATGGTGCAGCAAGCTGGTGATTGTGATCCTCCACAAATTCTGTGATCCTATACTTACCACTAGGTGTTAACTTTATAGCAATACGTGCAGGGCAACCCATCCTTGTCTCTGGGCGAGATCTCTTGGCATCATTCTTTGAGCGAAGTCCCTCCCTAGAACAGATATAGACCCTTGACCTGTTGGAATTTTTAGAAGTTTTATCCAACCATCCTTTCCGGACACTAAATCCCATATTTCCTGCATAACTAACATAATACTCGCATGCTTTTTCTTCACTCTCAAAGACCATTCCAACTATGGGCACTCCTCCAGCATTTGAGACGACTTCCGGTGGCAATTCTGGCTCTTCTTCTGCCTTTCCTTCAGGATTATCTGCAGTCTGGGGGAAAACAAAAGCTCTTACAGAGCAGAAGCGTGGACAACTAAGTCTATATGAGCTCATCTTTTGTAGTACCGTGCAAATCTCTGTCACAAACTTGTGATCATTTTGACAAAAACAGAGCGAACATATCAATCTTAGCATTGCTACTTTCTACCGCACTGGTTCATTTATGCAATCAATATAACCCACTAGACACTCAAGCAGACGAGCCAAGACATCAACATTTCTGATATTAAAACTGCAGTGCTGATACAAGTTCTGCCTAGTTACCACAGGGCAAAATTCATACAAAAATTAACCTCTGTTTTTCTTTCAGGAACGTTAAATCAGCCTATTTGCAAGTGCAACGCGAAGTGATTTCCAATTTTCCATTCTTGAGGAACCGGATATCCCAGACCGTACCTGGGCATCCTCCTTGCCGAGGAACTTCCCTCCAGCACCCCTCCGTCGTCGCTCCGCCAGAGCCTGCCTCGATGGGACctgccaccagcagcagcagaagcaaccGCCAAAAAAAACATGTCAGCTTCAGCCTGATTGTGCGCTCCTCAATCCAATCACCCCGCTAAACTAAGCTCTCGTCAAACGAATCGCACCTTGCTCGCCGCGCGGTTGACGGCCTGGCGGCCGCTCCGCTTCTGCATGTAGCGGAGGATGATGTCCCGGCGCTCCTCGTGCGTGTAGCGGGAGACGCGGATTCCCAGCTCGCGAAGCAGCCGAGACGGATGGGAAGAAGGCTGCCCCGCCTCGGACCCGTCCGTTTCGTCTTCGGCGGCGCGCGTTTCCTGGCCGCCGGCCTTAGGCTGGCTCTTGGGAAAGGCACGGCGCTTCTTGGAACTGGAGAGGTCGAGGTAGGTGCGCACGATGTGGGAGATACGGGAGGTCGGGTGCCGACGCTGGGTGGGCTCCAGTGATGGGGTTGGCGCtggttcgccggcggcggcagggtcgTCGGAAGTGGATGGGGTGGCCATGGTGGTGGACCAGTGGTGGGGATCGGGAGGACGAAGCCTGGGGCATCGAGTAGAAAGGTAGGGTgcatgacatgtgggcccataGCCTCAGTCCTTTAGAGGAGTTATTATGCgtaggacccacatgtcagtgagagTGTCCGTTTACCATCTGGTACCCTTTTGCTCTTCAATGTTTTTCTGTATACGTAGTATATCACAACCCCCGGAGGGAAAAACAATCTGAGGTACATTTTACAAAGTTCACAATCATCCCATGGGTATGGTGAAAAATCCAGTGATCAACAAATGGAATGAATAACCCAACAAAAATTTCCAATCACTCAGTTCATCGAACAAATACAGAAACATAGAGCACATGTTGTGTGATCACCATTCTGCTTACACTTGGCAGTAAAACAACTGCAAAAGAACAGTTTTGTACAACTTTCTACAACGGGAAGGCACCTCAAGAGATTTGCAACCCAATTTACAGCAGGAAGACATGAATGACGGAATGTGAATGCATGCTAAATCAAAGGACCAAAGTTTCAAAGAGGTatgagttttttttcttctcggtCACAGCTCCAGGTTATTGAGGATGGGCAGTTCAAATTAAGGCGGTTTATATACAGATATCTGCAATCTGATCTTGAGACCTATGAAAGAGTTTTATTGCAACAAATTGCTTCCCTGCAAACAAATGGTATAAAATAGACATGATTAGCTGACCAGAACATTAGATTCCTCAGTCGTAGACGTAGAATGAACAAACCTGCTTGAtttagagaagaaaaagaacacaTCCTCTGACAGATGTTCATGATTGGTTGCGATTAAGCATATTCTGGAAAGAAATGTATAAATCTTTGTgctctactccaaaaatctcttCTGCTTTTGACAGGGTGTCCTGCAGATATTATCAAGTAAAAATCATTGCGCTGACATTTCCTGGACATTGATGAGTTGCCCAACCATGAAAATAGTGGCAGATTATGCTACCTCTCGTGATTGTTTCTGAGCATTGAACTCCTTGATGTTCGCCAAAAATGCTCCAAATTGCTCATAAGAAAGTCTCGTCCTGGTCAATTGTAGGCACAAGCAGTAAGAGAAAACAAGCTAATAATTGCTGCAAAAGGTTACGAGAATAGAAACAAACCGTGCTTGTCGAAAGAATTCCTTTCCATCTATACGAGGCCGCCCTGGAAACAGGAAATATTGCGACGTCCTCAGCAGGGTCCATATACATAAATGATATTTGCATTGATAGATTGTCACTTTCTCAAACCTGTGAATGAGTGGCGTTGAGGAGGAGATGTTGGTGCTGGATACTGATGACTTGATCTTTGCCATGATGAAAATGCGGATTGGCCCTCAGATCGAGATCTtgtaggagaagatggacctgATAAGAACTTGGGAGAGGATGGGCCCGTTGAATATGATCTAGGGGAACCACCAGTGGATGAAATCATAGGTGTTGAACCAGGAGTTACTTTTTGAGGTATGTATGGCGTGATCGAGAACTGGTATCCTGTAAATGCTTCCTATGTAAGTGGTTATGCTGAGAATAGAGTTCATACATTGACATAGTTTAGCTGTTCAGCAGTGGTGAGACTGAATTACCTCCACCATGAGTGGATTCTGTTTTTGTACATCTGCTGGAAGTATCTGAAGAAgagtaactgcttgaaacttcaTCTATAAAGTCATTTAAAACAAAAGAATGTATCAGGCATGCAGTTAAGGCTATGTAATTTAACAAAAGATGCTACAAAAACTGCAAGGATGTTAAATGGCACCTTTCCAAGAGGGGGGGCGGGTAGTCAAATTATCCTCCGCGTCATGTTCCAGACCGGTTTCAGACAATTGCTGTGGAATATGCAAATAAAAATCATTTGCTAAGCCAAAAGTTGCCGCAGAAGTTAAGGCTTAAAAGATGACAACAAATCTTGAATAAGAGAAAGAAACATTTGATCGATACAACTCACCAATAAATTATCTTCACTCAATGATTTCATCAACTGTTTCTTAAATGCCTCCAGCTGCAAAGAAAGAATGACCTCTGGTAACTTGGTAACTAGCAAGGTGCATTTTTCATGTTGAATAGAAAGAGTTTGACAAAATTCATGCCAGTTGGAATACCATGCTAGACTCATACTGCCATACATATGCGATCATTCAAGGTATAGCAAATGAAGAGCAGAGTCACGGAAGAGTAATACTCTACTAAAAAACTTCACATTCAACTATTCCAGTTTCCACAACACTGCGTGAAACTGCAAAACAAGGTAACTAACAGTAAAGCAGTAACCAAACCTTTTCTTGTTTCTAGTTTCCTATTAAATCAGTTTCTACAAATCTGGGCCGATAGTTTGGCATCTCTACCATTTCGTATTCAAAATTCTTTACTCCTGGATGGTTCTCAAAAAAATCAGCAAGCTAATCTACGATGCAACTCAGGGGCAGTAAAATTGCAGCTATATTCCAAGAGGCCTGATTTTCCAACTGCACCAAATCTTCCATATAGACTGAAGTTATAGAAAGACTTTCAATGTCAGAATAACTTTGCAGCCCATGCTAAGCTGAACCATCCGACGGAGTCAAAAATTCCCTAACATGTATTCTTTAGATCACCAAGACCAGACAAAGGCTGTATGAGTAAGTCAAGCATCAAAACTAAAATGGTACAAAAATCAAACATACTCCCCAGTCCCCACTGTGATGAACACTACGCTTAAAGGTCTACAACACACCATAGGGAACAAAATTGGCTCTCTCCACACTACAAACAATGCTAGACATACATGTCATTCAAATCTATAAAAATCCAATGCACACCTGGCCCATCTTACCAAGTGCCCAGAATCATGGTTACTGAAAAGCACAACTCTGACATaaacaagcaaacaagactagAAAAATAATGCTTCAATCAAAGTCAACAACAATTCTACTAACTGTACACTCAAGACACAACTCTCGTCTAAATTCACAGGCTTCTCGTTACAATCTGTGCTAAAAATTGAATGTACTAAACAGAATTCAGAGAATTCGAAGTGAAGGAGACATAGAAAGTTAGTAAAGGTCGCACCTTTGCCAAGTTCCTAGCCAGCTTCTTGGCCGTAGCGGCGAGCGAGTCCCTCTCCTTCGCCAGTTTCACCTGCACACCAAGGATCCGAGGGCAAGAAGCTAAGTACAGGTCTTAATACAACGGACATCGGAAGAATTACGGCGACGGGGGAGCTCACGTTCTCATCgagggcggcggccaggcgagCGCGGAGGTCGGCCTCGTTGCGGTCGCGGTCAGCGAGGtcgcggcggaggcgcgcggcgtCTGCCTCGAGGCGGGAGACGCGGGAGGCGATGGCCATGGAGGTGATCTTGCGCGCCACGTCCAGCTGCTCGTACGGGTCGGTGGGGATCACAGCCAGGATCTCGTCCGGGAGGTGGAAGTCCACGCCCGCCGCCGATGCTGACGCCTCGcgcctcgccatcgccgccgccggggaaggGTAGGTTGGCTAGCTCCAGAAGGCCGTGGCGGACTGGCGGTGGTCGCCGGCGTTGGGGAAGAAAGGAATTGGAAATTaaagtttgagttttttttttttttgacaagaaTGTGTGGTTTGTGATGGGGATGGATTGCCTGGCTGTACACTGTTGGGAGTTCCAAGCCATTTCTCcctcaattttctttttttgctccttttgaattttctttttttgaaaggattttgaattttctTTTTGGTCGTGTACACCGTAttagcagtttttttttttgctgttagAGCCATTCTACTCACGATAAACAATGTTTAGCATCTTTCCCCCAAAAAAGATAGACAAATGGTTGTAGCAATAATGCTACCAATATAAGAAAGAAATACTGGTAAAGCAGTAGCATATACTGGTTATACATGTACAGTTGTATTTGTAAAATGCTTACAGCTCGGGCAAATTCTCCTTTTGCTTTGCAAGCAATAGTCGCATGTTTTCAgtttaaaaaattatacatgTGATTTTTTCCCAATTGACGAAGGCTCGACAAGCTCAAGTGACGCGGTTTAATGACTAAGCAAAATTTTGTTTTCCAGACTAATTTTTTGTTTCCCAGACTAACCAACCTAGCACAAAAGGTAGACAGGTGGAGCGCAAAAGGTCAGTACTCATGTGAAAAGGGCTGTATCCTAGTTTTTTAAGAGCCTCGGTAGCATCTGAGATTCTGGGTTCGACTCTCCATGAGAGCGAATATTTTGAGATTTAACGGCACTGTACATTCAGTGGGAGGCGATATTCTCGTCGACAGTGAGGCGTctatggtgacttcgtcaatctcaagAATTTGCCGATttagtcttcgaagatgctcatagagaCTCATAAGGGTAAGAATGTctaagttgtactgtgtaatttttttttaaaaaaaagtcagTACTACTCAGTACTCCCTATtttttacccgcaaaaaaaaagtactCCCTATTTTCTTCTACATCCAAAGGTCTAAAAAAAAAGACGTGCGAATAATAATAGCCACAAGGCCGaaactctagttttttttttacggGGACAAGGCCGAAACTCTAGTGCTACGATCATCCTCTGCTGGCCTGGCCCAACAGGCCAATCTGGTTGCGCGGGCGCGGGCAACGGGCACGGTGGAGCGCGTGAGATGTCGCGCTCGGGGCGATAGCCGATAGGGATTAGTACCACCTCGCTGGTCGAGTTGCGTTGCACGCCGATGGAAAAGCATATAAGGGAGGCCAAGGCGGCGTTGAGAAGGCACGCAGCTGCGCGGTGCGCACAGAGCAAACTATTCTTTCTGCATTTTACTAAAAAATACCGCGTGCGCGCCGCAAATAGCGGGGGTGTTTATTCATCGTTTTTGGGGGTGTTTATTCATTGTTTTGATTTGCCGTTGATGTATCACAGAAGTACCCGGCACCTTCTCCTGGCTCCGGCGCACTACTGGTGCCTCCGCTGTCGACATTAGTCAGCTCGGACCCG
This sequence is a window from Panicum virgatum strain AP13 chromosome 7K, P.virgatum_v5, whole genome shotgun sequence. Protein-coding genes within it:
- the LOC120641776 gene encoding uncharacterized protein At4g15545-like, producing the protein MARREASASAAGVDFHLPDEILAVIPTDPYEQLDVARKITSMAIASRVSRLEADAARLRRDLADRDRNEADLRARLAAALDENVKLAKERDSLAATAKKLARNLAKLEAFKKQLMKSLSEDNLLQLSETGLEHDAEDNLTTRPPSWKDEVSSSYSSSDTSSRCTKTESTHGGGYQFSITPYIPQKVTPGSTPMISSTGGSPRSYSTGPSSPKFLSGPSSPTRSRSEGQSAFSSWQRSSHQYPAPTSPPQRHSFTGRPRIDGKEFFRQARTRLSYEQFGAFLANIKEFNAQKQSREDTLSKAEEIFGVEHKDLYISFQNMLNRNQS
- the LOC120641774 gene encoding protein argonaute 2-like, translated to MDYERGGGGGGGRGRGRGRGGGGRGGGGFGRHGDGRGGGGGGGYGHDEGGGYGGGRGGGGYHGPRGGGGGGYGAGAGGRGGRGPAGGSGLAYGRGGSAWEPGPGSGRGRLGGGAGYVPVARAPAQAPAVRGIAPKDKEAPSSSGSVERIGPGQLARVQPSVSSLVAMSSGTRAPMQRPDRGGSSFQAKVKLLVNHFIVNYRQASTIFHYDIDIKLDQASPKASGKELSKAEFLSVKDELFKDTDFRRLSSCVAYDGGRNLFTSAELPEGLFRVIVRSKTYIVSVDLKKQIPLSQLSELPVPREVLQGLDVIVREASRWRKIIVGKGFYSPDNSLDIGQGAVALKGAQQTLKHTQQGLILCVDYSVMPFYKAGPVMDLVEKIVGRLDYRTTLNKRQVENLEYELKGRRVTVIHRRTNQKYTVQGLTPLPTSQLTFVDAETGQTKRLVDYYAQKHGKVIEYQMLPCLDLSKSKDKPNHVPIELCTLLEGQRFPKANLDKNSDRTLKSEALIPAFKRKKEILDLVNSRDGPCSGEIAHQFGISLDVQMTEVTGRILPPPNLKLGASNGQTCKFSIDQDNCQWNLMKKKLVEGRDLQCWGIVDFSAHPSHPRQEPLNGRMFVEKIVRKCCDLGIRMNTNPCFVHISEMAVLSDPHRLHEELNKAKQAAVSKKQKLQLLFCPMSEQHPGYKTLKLICDTQLGILTQCFLSNLANKPQGQDQYMTNLALKINGKLGGSNVQLFDSLPRVSGAPFMFIGADVNHPSPGNVESPSIAAVVASINSGVNKYASRIRAQPHRCEVIQHLGEICLELIGVFEKQNRVKPQRIIYFRDGVSDGQFDMVLNEELADMEKAIKVNGYSPTITVIVAKKRHHTRLFPKDQGQPQTKNGNVPPGTVVDTGVVDPSAYDFYLCSHNGLLGTSRPTHYYSLVDEHGFGSDDLQKLIYNLCFVFARCTKPVSLATPVYYADLAAYRGRLYYEAGVRSGTFEVGNFPRLHKDLEDNMFFI
- the LOC120641775 gene encoding protein FAR1-RELATED SEQUENCE 5-like produces the protein MATPSTSDDPAAAGEPAPTPSLEPTQRRHPTSRISHIVRTYLDLSSSKKRRAFPKSQPKAGGQETRAAEDETDGSEAGQPSSHPSRLLRELGIRVSRYTHEERRDIILRYMQKRSGRQAVNRAASKVPSRQALAERRRRGAGGKFLGKEDAQTADNPEGKAEEEPELPPEVVSNAGGVPIVGMVFESEEKACEYYVSYAGNMGFSVRKGWLDKTSKNSNRSRVYICSREGLRSKNDAKRSRPETRMGCPARIAIKLTPSGKYRITEFVEDHNHQLAAPFDIEMLKSQRMLAKAQPGSQASGIPPGYKNYLRSKSTKDMKSGDLRALMDYFRRMKSVNPSFYYAIQVDENDKVANVFWADARSIMDYHYFCDVVCFDMIYKQNDCSRPLALFLGMNHHRQMVIFGAAFLYDETVESFKWLLETFKSAMCGKHPKTILTDRSAPLKEALGLTWPGTMHRFCVWQMYQSTVKSVAHMFGTSEEFTHDFRHCVFDIEDEQEFVDTWNMIMEKYNLREKELLIKLYEDREHWAIPYNRQIFSGDIQSMLHTENVGTRLKEYLGCEADLSSFLKFFQCSAEKRRQEEMQADYQANQGVPRIPLPFLWQAANLYTPINFDLFRRECELSIDCMAYGCGEFGSFSEYMITVKNKTKDQLVRFDLSNGTVACTCKKFENAGLLCCHILKVYELRNVKEIPPQYFLKRWRKDAKLVAMDEADGFNFDGDTKFSVAGRYAALCRLFYKIAAKAAENIETFALMANQSDQLLAEVEGTLRSTLADKSSGHSFTGQLTHMAQNDYLLNSSHEALGSTGKKKCEVTRHRNDPETNKRKKARTGQSDETKGGTSGAMNITPGSIQTEPRNTSNPFIPDQLMQGHHYVLGHNFGLGISQNLNDNLNQFGQASSFSTLHQQPFPGNGQLSQRYPGDMHALQFVETTPEIDHQNGDDGQSSIPVWDFL